The Pseudonocardia sp. HH130630-07 DNA window GCCCGGGTGCCGGGGTCGGTCAGCACCGCGAGCGCGGGCTGCGCGGTCGGCAGGACCGGGGTGAGCAGCCAGCCGCCGTCGTGGCCACGGTCCCGGGCGGCGGCCGCGGCGGCCGAGACCGCGTCCTCGGACAGGCCGTCGAGCCGGGCCCGCTCGGTGACGTGCACCGCGGCCGCGTTCGCACCGGCCAGCAGGGCGGCACCGAACGCGGTGGTCAGCCGGGACAGCTCGGCGTTGCACTCGCGCAGCCGCTGCTGCTCGGCCGGGCCCAGCCGGGCACCGGCCCGGACCATGTCGCGGTGGGTGCGCTCCAGCAGCCGTGCCGACTCCGGGTCCAGGCCCAGCTCGCCGCGCCGGGCGTGCAGGTCGTCGATCCGGGCGAACAGCTCCGGGTCCAGCGCGATCGCGTCGGTGTGCGCCGCGAGGCGCGGGGCCACCTCGGCCTCGATCCGCTGGATCTCCGGCGAGGTGTGCGCCGAGACGAGGGTGAAGAACAGCCGCGCCACCCGGTCCAGCACGGCCCCGGAGCGTTCCAGCGCGACGATCGTGTTCTCGAACGTCGGCGCCGGGCCCGCGGTGATCGCCGCGATCTCGGCACGCTGCTCGGCGATCCCCGCCTCGAACGCCGGCAGGTAGTGCTCCTCGGTGATGCGGGTGGTGTCCGGCAGCCCGAACGGCAGGTCGCTCGGCGCGAGGAAGGGGTTGGCCATCCGCGAACCCTACGGCCGGACCGGGCTCAGGTGAGGTCGCGACGCATCGCCAGCCGGGGCCACACGTCGAGCCCGCGGTCGGTCTCCGCCTGCCGGATCGCCCGCAGGCCGGGCGTCGGCTCGACCACCTCCCGGAAGCCGAGGCGCAGGTAGTACGGGCCGTTCCACGGCACGTCCCGGAAGCTGGTCAGGGTCAGTGCCGGGAGCCGGCGGTCCCTGGCCCAGCCCGCCAGGCGCTCGACCAGCCCGGCGCCGACCCGGTGCCCGCGCCACCGGGGCAGCACCGACACCTGCTCGAGGTGGGCGCAGCCGTCGACGATCTCGGTGATCAGGTAGCCGACCGGCGCGCGGTCGGGGGTCCCCGGTGTGCCGCGCTCGTCGACGAACGCCCGGCCCGCCGCGGCGTAGGCGGCCAGCAGCGCGACCGGCGGCGGCTCGTCGTCGGCGACGACGTCCAGGCCGATCTCCCGGAACGGCGCACCGGCCGCACGCTCGATCTCCCGCATCGCCGCGGCGTCGGCCGGAGTCGCGGGCCGGATCACGCCGGTCCGTCCTCGACGACCGCGCGGATGCGCTGCAGGGTCTCGGTCATCCCACGCCGGTTCGTGCGCCGCCGGGCCCGCCCGGCCAGCGCCCAGTAGATCCGGGTGCCGACCGAGTCCTGCAGGGCGTAGGACTCGGTCACGTCGGTGCCGTCCCCGTTCGGGACGAAGCGGTAGTGCCAGTTGTTGAGCACCCGGTTCGCCGCGCTCACCGAGAACCCGAACTCGCGACCCGGCACGCAGGCGGTGACCTCGCACTCCGTCCAGTACAGCGGGCCGCGGCCGTTGCGCTTGACCTGGCCGCGGAACCGCGCGCCGGGCGCCGGGCCGGTCGCGCCGCCCTGCCACTCGGCCCGCACCGTCTCCGGGGAGAACCGGCCGGTTTTGCGCACGTCGGCGACCAGGTCCCAGATCTGCGCCGCCGGGGCCCGCATGTGGACGGTGACCTCGTCGCGCATCGGTGCTCTCCTCGCCCGTGGGGTCAGGCCACGACCAGGTCGGCGGCCCGTTCCCCGATCATGACAGCGGTCGCGGCCGGTCCGCGACGGGGAACCGACGGCAGCACCGAGGTGTCGGCCACCCGCAGCCCCGCCACGCCGTGCACCCGCAGGTCCGGCCCGACGACGGCGTCCGGGCCGGTC harbors:
- a CDS encoding SRPBCC family protein, with the protein product MRDEVTVHMRAPAAQIWDLVADVRKTGRFSPETVRAEWQGGATGPAPGARFRGQVKRNGRGPLYWTECEVTACVPGREFGFSVSAANRVLNNWHYRFVPNGDGTDVTESYALQDSVGTRIYWALAGRARRRTNRRGMTETLQRIRAVVEDGPA
- a CDS encoding GNAT family N-acetyltransferase, whose product is MIRPATPADAAAMREIERAAGAPFREIGLDVVADDEPPPVALLAAYAAAGRAFVDERGTPGTPDRAPVGYLITEIVDGCAHLEQVSVLPRWRGHRVGAGLVERLAGWARDRRLPALTLTSFRDVPWNGPYYLRLGFREVVEPTPGLRAIRQAETDRGLDVWPRLAMRRDLT